TCCAAAGCAGCTTGGTGACCTTTCTTATTCGCAAATAAAGAAAGCGAAAAAAATAATAATGTGAATAATGTAATCTCTTTTTTCATAATCTTAATTAAAAAACTAATAAAACACAAAGCTACAACTAAATATTCAAATTGCACAAAGATTCTCAAAATAATGTTTTTTATATTAATTTTCAGTATAAATCTTATTTTCTTCTTCTTTTTTTGTAATTTTGCGCTCTTAAATGGTATACAAAACCGCATAATTAATTATAATAAAATAGTATTGTCGTGGGAGAAACAAAGTACATCTTCGTCACAGGAGGAGTTGCCTCTTCATTAGGTAAAGGAATTATTGCATCATCAATTGGTAAGTTACTACAAGCAAGAGGTTATAAGGTGACTATCCAGAAATTTGATCCTTATATCAATATTGACTCGGGAACACTTAACCCATACGAGCATGGAGAATGCTATGTCACAGTTGACGGTCACGAAGCCGATCTTGATTTGGGACATTACGAACGCATTTTAGGCATTCAGACAACTAAAGCCAATAACATTACAACCGGACGTATCTATAAAAGTGTTATAGATAAAGAACGTCGTGGCGATTATTTAGGTAAAACCATTCAGGTGATACCTCATATCACTGATGAGATTAAAAGAAACGTGAAGTTCCTTGGTAATAAGTACAAGTACGACTTTGTTATTACCGAGATTGGAGGAACTGTAGGTGATATTGAATCTCTTCCATTCATTGAAAGTATGCGTCAACTTCGTTGGGAATTGGGTAACTCTGCACTTTGTGTGCACTTAACTTACGTTCCTTTCCTTGCTGCTGCAAAAGAATTAAAGACAAAGCCAACTCAACATTCTGTTAAGCAATTGCAGGAATTAGGTGTACAACCAGATATTCTTGTTTTGCGTAGCGAACATTTCTTAAGTGATAACTTAAGAAAGAAGGTTGCATTGTTCTGTAATGTAGAAGACAGAGCTGTGGTTCAGTCTGTTGACGTGCCTACCATTTACGAAGTTCCATTAAGGATGCACGAACAAGGACTTGATGAAACAATCCTTAGCAAAATGGGTCTGCCTACTGAAGGTAATCCAAACCTCGATTCATGGAAAGAATTCCTTGACAGAAGAGAGAATGCTACTGAACTTGTTAAGATTGCTCTTGTTGGTAAATACGTAGAGTTACAGGATGCATACAAATCTATTCTGGAATCTCTTTCTCAGGCTGCAACATATAATGATCGCAAACTGAAAATTGAATATGTTCAGAGCGAGAAACTTACTGATGCCAATGTAGCTGAGAAACTATCGCAGGTAGATGGTGTTGTAATCTGTCCGGGATTCGGTCCTAGAG
This sequence is a window from uncultured Bacteroides sp.. Protein-coding genes within it:
- a CDS encoding CTP synthase — protein: MGETKYIFVTGGVASSLGKGIIASSIGKLLQARGYKVTIQKFDPYINIDSGTLNPYEHGECYVTVDGHEADLDLGHYERILGIQTTKANNITTGRIYKSVIDKERRGDYLGKTIQVIPHITDEIKRNVKFLGNKYKYDFVITEIGGTVGDIESLPFIESMRQLRWELGNSALCVHLTYVPFLAAAKELKTKPTQHSVKQLQELGVQPDILVLRSEHFLSDNLRKKVALFCNVEDRAVVQSVDVPTIYEVPLRMHEQGLDETILSKMGLPTEGNPNLDSWKEFLDRRENATELVKIALVGKYVELQDAYKSILESLSQAATYNDRKLKIEYVQSEKLTDANVAEKLSQVDGVVICPGFGPRGIEGKFVAAKYTRENDIPTFGICLGMQSIAIEFARNVLGYAEANSVEMDESTKYPVIDIMEEQKAITSMGGTMRLGAYECVIDKKSKTYEAYKQEHIQERHRHRYEFNNFYKAEYEKAGMKCVGINPESNLVEIVEIPTLRWYIGTQFHPEYSSTVLHPHPLFVSFIKAAINK